The following are encoded together in the Gasterosteus aculeatus chromosome 7, fGasAcu3.hap1.1, whole genome shotgun sequence genome:
- the neurl4 gene encoding neuralized-like protein 4 isoform X1 yields the protein MGRIGALAATAIWPLKHPRRMAKRTKDRLDISHTQYSKTITGIFALRRTAIQRTRLAVCSSGVAVNSWSGSVEIGVTALDPAALDFPSSATGLKGGSWIVSGCSVLRDGRSVLEEYGRDLDQLAEGDRVGIQRSARGELHLWVNGQDCGAAASGLPPRLWAVVDLYGKCTQVTVVGCEPPPATTEKETIELGEEVEDEEEDGGEEEEDEEEDEEEEEDVAVCGGQGDGGVVALMNVAAMNGDEVPELSRSHTRPDKFPNNLEPDTVLTEHQLFDVFNNAIVSFYRSEDEGGGDDGGGVGGNPGSDSSSRNDRGSSGGGGAVNSDGGTGTTGGAGSGGGGGGGAGGVSGNGNNSPAGNGGAGLAVAPCAMTTNDALLFHEKCGTLIKLSNNNKTAERRRPLDEFNNGVVMTNRPLRHNEMFEIRIDKLVDKWSGSIEIGVTTHNPNNLDYPATMTNLRSGTIMMSGCGILTNGKGTRREYCEFSLDELQEGDHIGLMRKASGALHFYINGIDQGVAAAQTPAVVYGVVDLYGMAVKVTIVHNHNHSERLRRNNAIMRALSPDVGRPRTALSLTPDSEGPDRLLFHSNCGQKAAIISEGRTALRPHATDDFNHGVVLSGRPLRSNEVFQVRIDKMVDKWAGSIEIGVTTHNPAYLQLPSTMTNLRSGTWMMTGNGVMHNGTTILDEYGHNLDRLKAGDTVGVVRKEDGSLHFFVNGVAQGPAAWNVPPSVYAVVDLYGQAAQATIMDDMADLLPLPEDGSDGPAATSPGSPCSVGGAGTANDLRFHHLHGTNAVITNGGRTALRQNCRSEFNDAIVISNRCLRDGELFEIVIQKMVDRWSGSIEADFLLPPLCPGVTAIRPDELEFPNTMTDIDYDTWMLSGTAIMQDGNTMRNNYGCDLDSLTTGSRIGMMRSATGDLHYYINGVDQGVACTGLPPEVYAVIDLYGQCVQVSITSSSGPLDNSLCTSNVTEKSFPIHSPAGVAHRLHSKHGKNVVVLGDGCQGVRVGGYAHGIVFSAKELKADELFEVRIDEVDEQWCGSLHVGLTTLAPPELPSCPLSGLSPSLTQLRTKVTWLLCGSEVRRNGVLQRQNYSCSLDRLAVGNRVGVKRCSDDTMHIFIDGEDMGPAATAVAKNVYAVLDLYGRITAVSIVSSSATEDVESVKAPSLSLDSCSEGEEDSSPVREQVEAEACASAPTAMAFLENHGKNIQLSSQNLTAARVCSYNQGLLVTAQPLARQQLFQFQIDRLNPSWTSSLSLGVIGHSPDRLNFPSTACCLKRSAWLLQRDSVFHNSLKICENYGPNLDTCPEGTVLGLLVDANSCLHLYVNGMDQGVAVQDIPSPCYPFIDLYGQCEQVTIVTNNVADVGGDSGETRCQGDMEKADMVDGIKESVCWTPPPEVNPNKTCEYQALCSRFKDLLTLPDGYFNEDAQYNLCYCESCHKLRGDEAYYKRGEPPRDYALPFGWCRFALRIKPHCEVSNALKKWHIAYHGTSVGALRRTLDHSQLLPGTSSIFSVSPAKAEGPNGYSEPEENSAPGREVPRVRLSPTMRYSGMEIFAPKVQFRDPRSHHSHQAQVGFQVCVRPGSYKAGPQTLGHGEPPDPRFSNSEIEWITKEQGGTLLYGLLIRVE from the exons ATGGGGCGGATAGGGGCGTTAGCTGCGACCGCCATCTGGCCGCTCAAGCACCCGAG ACGAATGGCCAAGAGGACAAAGGATAGGCTGGATATTTCACACACGCAGTACAGCAAAACCATAACGGGGATATTTGCACTCAGACGTACAGCCATTCAGCGCACGCGGCTCGCTGTTTGTTCCTCTGGTGTCGCT gtGAACTCGTGGAGCGGCTCCGTGGAGATCGGCGTGACGGCCCTGGACCCCGCCGCGCTGGACTTCCCCAGCAGCGCCACGGGCCTCAAGGGCGGCTCCTGGATCGTGTCGGGCTGCTCGGTGCTGCGCGACGGCCGCTCGGTGCTGGAGGAGTACGGCCGCGACCTCGACCAGCTGGCCGAGGGCGACCGCGTGGGCATCCAGCGCAGCGCCCGCGGCGAGCTCCACCTGTGGGTGAACGGGCAGGACTGCGGCGCGGCCGCCAGCGGCTTGCCCCCCCGGCTGTGGGCGGTGGTGGACCTGTACGGCAAGTGCACTCAGGTGACGGTGGTGGGCTGCGAGCCGCCGCCCGCCACGACGGAGAAAGAGACAATAGAACTgggtgaggaggtggaggatgaggaggaggacgggggagaagaagaggaggacgaggaggaggacgaggaggaggaagaagacgtgGCGGTGTGTGGGGGTCAAGGCGACGGGGGCGTCGTGGCCTTGATGAATGTCGCAGCAATGAATGGAGACGAAG TGCCTGAGCTTAGTCGCAGTCACACCAGACCGGACAAGTTCCCCAACAACCTGGAGCCCGACACGG TTCTAACGGAGCACCAGCTCTTTGACGTGTTCAACAACGCAATAGTGTCTTTTTATCGCTCGGAGGACGAGGGCGGAggggatgatggaggaggagtgggaggaaaCCCGGGATCCGACTCCTCCTCCAGGAATGACAGGGGGAGCAGCGGCGGAGGGGGTGCGGTCAACAGCGACGGTGGAACAGGGACGACGGGCGGTGCAGgaagtggtggtggaggtggaggaggagcgggcgGAGTCAGCGGAAACGGCAACAACAGTCCCGCCGGCAACGGAGGGGCCGGGCTGGCGGTCGCGCCCTGCGCCATGACAACCAACGACGCGCTGCTGTTCCACGAGAAATGCGGCACGCTGATCAAgctgagcaacaacaacaagacgGCGGAGCGGAGGAGGCCGCTGGACGAGTTCAACAACGGCGTGGTGATGACCAACCGGCCGCTGCGACACAACGAGATGTTCGAG ATCCGCATTGATAAGCTGGTGGACAAGTGGTCCGGCTCGATAGAGATCGGTGTGACCACACACAATCCCAACAACCTGGACTACCCGGCAACGATGACCAATCTGCGCTCAG GTACAATCATGATGAGCGGCTGCGGGATCCTGACCAACGGCAAAGGAACCCGCAGGGAGTACTGTGAATTCAGCCTCGACGAACTTCAG GAGGGAGACCACATAGGCTTGATGCGCAAGGCAAGTGGAGCGCTTCACTTCTACATCAACGGCATCGACCAAG GTGTCGCGGCAGCCCAGACGCCGGCCGTGGTCTACGGCGTGGTCGACCTCTACGGCATGGCCGTCAAAGTCACCATAGTGCACAACCACAACCACAGCGAGCGGCTCCGGCGCAACAACGCCATCATGAGGGCTCTGTCGCCGGACGTGGGCCGGCCCCGGACGGCTCTCTCCCTCACGCCGGACTCGGAGGGGCCCGACCGACTGCTCTTCCACAGCAACTGCGGCCAGAAGGCCGCCATCATCAGCGAGGGCAGGACAGCACTGCGGCCGCA TGCGACGGATGACTTCAACCACGGCGTGGTCCTGAGCGGCCGGCCGCTGCGCTCCAACGAGGTGTTCCAGGTCCGCATCGATAAGATGGTGGACAAGTGGGCGGGTTCTATCGAAATTGGCGTCACGACACACAACCCCGCGTACCTGCAGCTGCCCTCCACCATGACCAACCTGCGCTCGG GCACGTGGATGATGACGGGGAACGGCGTGATGCACAACGGAACCACAATACTGGACGAGTACGGACACAACCTGGACCGGCTCAAG gcagGCGACACAGTAGGTGTCGTGCGAAAAGAAGACGGCAGCCTCCACTTCTTTGTGAACGGCGTGGCTCAGGGCCCGGCGGCCTGGAACGTGCCTCCCAGCGTCTACGCCGTGGTGGACCTCTACGGCCAGGCCGCGCAGGCCACCATCATGGACGACATGG cGGACCTCCTGCCTCTCCCCGAGGACGGCTCAGACGGCCCCGCGGCCACGTCCCCCGGGAGCCCCTGCTCGGTAGGAGGGGCCGGCACGGCCAACGACCTGCGTTTCCACCACCTGCACGGCACCAATGCGGTAATCACCAACGGGGGGCGCACCGCCCTGCGTCAGAACTGCCGCAGCGAGTTCAACGACGCCATCGTCATCTCCAACAG GTGCCTTCGGGATGGAGAGCTCTTTGAAATCGTCATTCAGAAGATGGTGGACCGCTGGTCGGGTTCAATTGAAGCAG attttctcctcccccctctgtgtccAGGAGTGACAGCCATCAGGCCAGATGAGCTTGAGTTTCCCAACACTATGACTGATATCGACTACGACACTTGGATGCTGAG TGGCACGGCCATCATGCAGGATGGCAACACAATGCGCAACAACTACGGTTGTGACCTGGACTCCCTGACCACAGGCTCTCGCATCGGCATGATGCGCTCAGCCACCGGCGACCTCCATTATTACATCAACGGGGTGGACCAAGGTGTCGCCTGCACCGGCCTGCCGCCAG AGGTGTACGCCGTGATCGACCTGTACGGCCAGTGTGTTCAGGTGTCCATCACCAGCTCCTCGGGCCCGCTGGACAACAGCCTCTGTACCAGCAACGTAACCGAGAAGAGCTTCCCCATCCACTCACCAG CTGGCGTTGCCCATCGACTCCACAGCAAACACGGCAAGAATGTGGTTGTGCTCGGCGACGGCTGCCAGGGCGTCCGAGTCGGGGGCTACGCTCACGGCATCGTGTTCAGCGCCAAGGAACTCAAAGCCGACGAGCTGTTCGAG GTGCGGATTGACGAGGTGGACGAGCAGTGGTGCGGCTCGCTGCACGTCGGTCTGACCACGCTGGCGCCCCCCGAGCTGCCGTCCTGCCCGCTGTCgggcctctccccctccctcacgcAGCTCCGCACCAAGGTCACCTGGCTGCTCTGCGGCTCCGAGGTCCGCCGCAACGGCGTGCTGCAGCGGCAGAACTACAGCTGCTCGCTGGACCGGCTGGCG GTTGGCAACCGGGTGGGTGTGAAGAGGTGCAGCGACGACACCATGCACATCTTCATTGATGGGGAGGACATGGGACCTGCGGCGACTGCAGTAGCCAAG aATGTTTACGCCGTGTTGGACCTGTACGGGCGGATAACCGCCGTCTCCATCGTGAGCTCCTCGGCGACAGAGGACGTGGAAAGCGTGAAGGCGCCGTCGCTCTCTCTGGACAGCTGCagcgaaggagaggaggacagcagCCCCGTCAGAGAG CAGGTGGAGGCCGAGGCGTGCGCCTCAGCGCCGACCGCTATGGCGTTCCTGGAGAACCACGGCAAAAACATCCAGCTGTCCAGCCAGAACCTGACGGCGGCCAGAGTGTGCAGCTACAACCAGGGCCTGCTGGTCACCGCCCAGCCGCTGGCTCGCCAGCAGCTGTTCCAG TTTCAGATCGACCGCCTCAACCCGTCGTGGACGTCGTCGCTGTCGTTGGGGGTCATAGGTCACTCGCCGGACCGGCTCAACTTCCCCTCCACAGCGTGTTGTCTGAAGCGCTCCGCGTGGCTCCTGCAGAGAGACTCTGTCTTCCACAACTCCTtaaag ATATGTGAAAACTATGGTCCTAATCTGGACACTTGTCCAGAGGGGACGGTGTTGGGTCTGCTGGTGGACGCCAACAGTTGTCTCCACCTCTACGTCAACGGCATGGACCAGGGTGTGGCGGTGCAGGACATTCCTTCGCCCTGCTACCCCTTTATCGACCTCTATGGCCAGTGTGAACAG GTTACTATAGTAACAAACAACGTGGCCGATGTGGGCGGGGACAGTGGGGAAACCCGTTGTCAAGGAGACATGGAAAAGGCGGACATGGTTGATG GAATCAAAGAGAGTGTGTGCTGGACGCCCCCTCCAGAGGTCAACCCAAACAAGACCTGTGAGTACCAGGCGCTGTGCTCCCGCTTCAAGGACCTGCTCACTTTACCAG ATGGATATTTTAACGAAGACGCACAGTACAACCTTTGCTACTGCGAGTCCTGCCACAAGCTCCGGGGCGACGAGGCGTATTACAAGAGAGGCGAACCGCCCCGGGACTACGCCCTGCCCTTTGGGTGGTGCCGCTTCGCCCTCAG GATCAAGCCCCACTGTGAGGTGTCCAACGCACTGAAGAAGTGGCACATCGCGTACCACGGCACCAGCGTCGGAGCGCTGCGCCGCACGCTGGACCACAGCCAGCTGCTGCCGG GGACGTCCTCTATCTTCTCGGTGTCCCCGGCGAAGGCGGAGGGGCCCAACGGCTACAGCGAGCCGGAGGAGAACAGCGCCCCCGGCAGGGAGGTTCCCAGGGTGCGGCTCTCCCCCACCATGCGCTACTCCGGCATGGAGATCTTTGCCCCTAAAGTGCA ATTTCGGGACCCTCGTTCTCACCACAGCCACCAGGCTCAGGTGGGGTTCCAGGTGTGCGTGCGTCCCGGCTCCTACAAGGCGGGGCCGCAGACGCTCGGCCACGGCGAGCCGCCGGACCCCCGCTTCAGCAACTCGGAGATCGAGTGGATCACGAAGGAGCAGGGCGGCACGCTCCTCTATGGACTCCTCATCCGGGTGGAGTGA
- the neurl4 gene encoding neuralized-like protein 4 isoform X7, whose protein sequence is MGRIGALAATAIWPLKHPRRMAKRTKDRLDISHTQYSKTITGIFALRRTAIQRTRLAVCSSGVAVNSWSGSVEIGVTALDPAALDFPSSATGLKGGSWIVSGCSVLRDGRSVLEEYGRDLDQLAEGDRVGIQRSARGELHLWVNGQDCGAAASGLPPRLWAVVDLYGKCTQVTVVGCEPPPATTEKETIELGEEVEDEEEDGGEEEEDEEEDEEEEEDVAVCGGQGDGGVVALMNVAAMNGDEVPELSRSHTRPDKFPNNLEPDTVLTEHQLFDVFNNAIVSFYRSEDEGGGDDGGGVGGNPGSDSSSRNDRGSSGGGGAVNSDGGTGTTGGAGSGGGGGGGAGGVSGNGNNSPAGNGGAGLAVAPCAMTTNDALLFHEKCGTLIKLSNNNKTAERRRPLDEFNNGVVMTNRPLRHNEMFEIRIDKLVDKWSGSIEIGVTTHNPNNLDYPATMTNLRSGTIMMSGCGILTNGKGTRREYCEFSLDELQEGDHIGLMRKASGALHFYINGIDQGVAAAQTPAVVYGVVDLYGMAVKVTIVHNHNHSERLRRNNAIMRALSPDVGRPRTALSLTPDSEGPDRLLFHSNCGQKAAIISEGRTALRPHATDDFNHGVVLSGRPLRSNEVFQVRIDKMVDKWAGSIEIGVTTHNPAYLQLPSTMTNLRSGTWMMTGNGVMHNGTTILDEYGHNLDRLKAGDTVGVVRKEDGSLHFFVNGVAQGPAAWNVPPSVYAVVDLYGQAAQATIMDDMADLLPLPEDGSDGPAATSPGSPCSVGGAGTANDLRFHHLHGTNAVITNGGRTALRQNCRSEFNDAIVISNRCLRDGELFEIVIQKMVDRWSGSIEAGVTAIRPDELEFPNTMTDIDYDTWMLSGTAIMQDGNTMRNNYGCDLDSLTTGSRIGMMRSATGDLHYYINGVDQGVACTGLPPEVYAVIDLYGQCVQVSITSSSGPLDNSLCTSNVTEKSFPIHSPAGVAHRLHSKHGKNVVVLGDGCQGVRVGGYAHGIVFSAKELKADELFEVRIDEVDEQWCGSLHVGLTTLAPPELPSCPLSGLSPSLTQLRTKVTWLLCGSEVRRNGVLQRQNYSCSLDRLAVGNRVGVKRCSDDTMHIFIDGEDMGPAATAVAKNVYAVLDLYGRITAVSIVSSSATEDVESVKAPSLSLDSCSEGEEDSSPVREVEAEACASAPTAMAFLENHGKNIQLSSQNLTAARVCSYNQGLLVTAQPLARQQLFQFQIDRLNPSWTSSLSLGVIGHSPDRLNFPSTACCLKRSAWLLQRDSVFHNSLKICENYGPNLDTCPEGTVLGLLVDANSCLHLYVNGMDQGVAVQDIPSPCYPFIDLYGQCEQVTIVTNNVADVGGDSGETRCQGDMEKADMVDGIKESVCWTPPPEVNPNKTCEYQALCSRFKDLLTLPDGYFNEDAQYNLCYCESCHKLRGDEAYYKRGEPPRDYALPFGWCRFALRIKPHCEVSNALKKWHIAYHGTSVGALRRTLDHSQLLPGTSSIFSVSPAKAEGPNGYSEPEENSAPGREVPRVRLSPTMRYSGMEIFAPKVQFRDPRSHHSHQAQVGFQVCVRPGSYKAGPQTLGHGEPPDPRFSNSEIEWITKEQGGTLLYGLLIRVE, encoded by the exons ATGGGGCGGATAGGGGCGTTAGCTGCGACCGCCATCTGGCCGCTCAAGCACCCGAG ACGAATGGCCAAGAGGACAAAGGATAGGCTGGATATTTCACACACGCAGTACAGCAAAACCATAACGGGGATATTTGCACTCAGACGTACAGCCATTCAGCGCACGCGGCTCGCTGTTTGTTCCTCTGGTGTCGCT gtGAACTCGTGGAGCGGCTCCGTGGAGATCGGCGTGACGGCCCTGGACCCCGCCGCGCTGGACTTCCCCAGCAGCGCCACGGGCCTCAAGGGCGGCTCCTGGATCGTGTCGGGCTGCTCGGTGCTGCGCGACGGCCGCTCGGTGCTGGAGGAGTACGGCCGCGACCTCGACCAGCTGGCCGAGGGCGACCGCGTGGGCATCCAGCGCAGCGCCCGCGGCGAGCTCCACCTGTGGGTGAACGGGCAGGACTGCGGCGCGGCCGCCAGCGGCTTGCCCCCCCGGCTGTGGGCGGTGGTGGACCTGTACGGCAAGTGCACTCAGGTGACGGTGGTGGGCTGCGAGCCGCCGCCCGCCACGACGGAGAAAGAGACAATAGAACTgggtgaggaggtggaggatgaggaggaggacgggggagaagaagaggaggacgaggaggaggacgaggaggaggaagaagacgtgGCGGTGTGTGGGGGTCAAGGCGACGGGGGCGTCGTGGCCTTGATGAATGTCGCAGCAATGAATGGAGACGAAG TGCCTGAGCTTAGTCGCAGTCACACCAGACCGGACAAGTTCCCCAACAACCTGGAGCCCGACACGG TTCTAACGGAGCACCAGCTCTTTGACGTGTTCAACAACGCAATAGTGTCTTTTTATCGCTCGGAGGACGAGGGCGGAggggatgatggaggaggagtgggaggaaaCCCGGGATCCGACTCCTCCTCCAGGAATGACAGGGGGAGCAGCGGCGGAGGGGGTGCGGTCAACAGCGACGGTGGAACAGGGACGACGGGCGGTGCAGgaagtggtggtggaggtggaggaggagcgggcgGAGTCAGCGGAAACGGCAACAACAGTCCCGCCGGCAACGGAGGGGCCGGGCTGGCGGTCGCGCCCTGCGCCATGACAACCAACGACGCGCTGCTGTTCCACGAGAAATGCGGCACGCTGATCAAgctgagcaacaacaacaagacgGCGGAGCGGAGGAGGCCGCTGGACGAGTTCAACAACGGCGTGGTGATGACCAACCGGCCGCTGCGACACAACGAGATGTTCGAG ATCCGCATTGATAAGCTGGTGGACAAGTGGTCCGGCTCGATAGAGATCGGTGTGACCACACACAATCCCAACAACCTGGACTACCCGGCAACGATGACCAATCTGCGCTCAG GTACAATCATGATGAGCGGCTGCGGGATCCTGACCAACGGCAAAGGAACCCGCAGGGAGTACTGTGAATTCAGCCTCGACGAACTTCAG GAGGGAGACCACATAGGCTTGATGCGCAAGGCAAGTGGAGCGCTTCACTTCTACATCAACGGCATCGACCAAG GTGTCGCGGCAGCCCAGACGCCGGCCGTGGTCTACGGCGTGGTCGACCTCTACGGCATGGCCGTCAAAGTCACCATAGTGCACAACCACAACCACAGCGAGCGGCTCCGGCGCAACAACGCCATCATGAGGGCTCTGTCGCCGGACGTGGGCCGGCCCCGGACGGCTCTCTCCCTCACGCCGGACTCGGAGGGGCCCGACCGACTGCTCTTCCACAGCAACTGCGGCCAGAAGGCCGCCATCATCAGCGAGGGCAGGACAGCACTGCGGCCGCA TGCGACGGATGACTTCAACCACGGCGTGGTCCTGAGCGGCCGGCCGCTGCGCTCCAACGAGGTGTTCCAGGTCCGCATCGATAAGATGGTGGACAAGTGGGCGGGTTCTATCGAAATTGGCGTCACGACACACAACCCCGCGTACCTGCAGCTGCCCTCCACCATGACCAACCTGCGCTCGG GCACGTGGATGATGACGGGGAACGGCGTGATGCACAACGGAACCACAATACTGGACGAGTACGGACACAACCTGGACCGGCTCAAG gcagGCGACACAGTAGGTGTCGTGCGAAAAGAAGACGGCAGCCTCCACTTCTTTGTGAACGGCGTGGCTCAGGGCCCGGCGGCCTGGAACGTGCCTCCCAGCGTCTACGCCGTGGTGGACCTCTACGGCCAGGCCGCGCAGGCCACCATCATGGACGACATGG cGGACCTCCTGCCTCTCCCCGAGGACGGCTCAGACGGCCCCGCGGCCACGTCCCCCGGGAGCCCCTGCTCGGTAGGAGGGGCCGGCACGGCCAACGACCTGCGTTTCCACCACCTGCACGGCACCAATGCGGTAATCACCAACGGGGGGCGCACCGCCCTGCGTCAGAACTGCCGCAGCGAGTTCAACGACGCCATCGTCATCTCCAACAG GTGCCTTCGGGATGGAGAGCTCTTTGAAATCGTCATTCAGAAGATGGTGGACCGCTGGTCGGGTTCAATTGAAGCAG GAGTGACAGCCATCAGGCCAGATGAGCTTGAGTTTCCCAACACTATGACTGATATCGACTACGACACTTGGATGCTGAG TGGCACGGCCATCATGCAGGATGGCAACACAATGCGCAACAACTACGGTTGTGACCTGGACTCCCTGACCACAGGCTCTCGCATCGGCATGATGCGCTCAGCCACCGGCGACCTCCATTATTACATCAACGGGGTGGACCAAGGTGTCGCCTGCACCGGCCTGCCGCCAG AGGTGTACGCCGTGATCGACCTGTACGGCCAGTGTGTTCAGGTGTCCATCACCAGCTCCTCGGGCCCGCTGGACAACAGCCTCTGTACCAGCAACGTAACCGAGAAGAGCTTCCCCATCCACTCACCAG CTGGCGTTGCCCATCGACTCCACAGCAAACACGGCAAGAATGTGGTTGTGCTCGGCGACGGCTGCCAGGGCGTCCGAGTCGGGGGCTACGCTCACGGCATCGTGTTCAGCGCCAAGGAACTCAAAGCCGACGAGCTGTTCGAG GTGCGGATTGACGAGGTGGACGAGCAGTGGTGCGGCTCGCTGCACGTCGGTCTGACCACGCTGGCGCCCCCCGAGCTGCCGTCCTGCCCGCTGTCgggcctctccccctccctcacgcAGCTCCGCACCAAGGTCACCTGGCTGCTCTGCGGCTCCGAGGTCCGCCGCAACGGCGTGCTGCAGCGGCAGAACTACAGCTGCTCGCTGGACCGGCTGGCG GTTGGCAACCGGGTGGGTGTGAAGAGGTGCAGCGACGACACCATGCACATCTTCATTGATGGGGAGGACATGGGACCTGCGGCGACTGCAGTAGCCAAG aATGTTTACGCCGTGTTGGACCTGTACGGGCGGATAACCGCCGTCTCCATCGTGAGCTCCTCGGCGACAGAGGACGTGGAAAGCGTGAAGGCGCCGTCGCTCTCTCTGGACAGCTGCagcgaaggagaggaggacagcagCCCCGTCAGAGAG GTGGAGGCCGAGGCGTGCGCCTCAGCGCCGACCGCTATGGCGTTCCTGGAGAACCACGGCAAAAACATCCAGCTGTCCAGCCAGAACCTGACGGCGGCCAGAGTGTGCAGCTACAACCAGGGCCTGCTGGTCACCGCCCAGCCGCTGGCTCGCCAGCAGCTGTTCCAG TTTCAGATCGACCGCCTCAACCCGTCGTGGACGTCGTCGCTGTCGTTGGGGGTCATAGGTCACTCGCCGGACCGGCTCAACTTCCCCTCCACAGCGTGTTGTCTGAAGCGCTCCGCGTGGCTCCTGCAGAGAGACTCTGTCTTCCACAACTCCTtaaag ATATGTGAAAACTATGGTCCTAATCTGGACACTTGTCCAGAGGGGACGGTGTTGGGTCTGCTGGTGGACGCCAACAGTTGTCTCCACCTCTACGTCAACGGCATGGACCAGGGTGTGGCGGTGCAGGACATTCCTTCGCCCTGCTACCCCTTTATCGACCTCTATGGCCAGTGTGAACAG GTTACTATAGTAACAAACAACGTGGCCGATGTGGGCGGGGACAGTGGGGAAACCCGTTGTCAAGGAGACATGGAAAAGGCGGACATGGTTGATG GAATCAAAGAGAGTGTGTGCTGGACGCCCCCTCCAGAGGTCAACCCAAACAAGACCTGTGAGTACCAGGCGCTGTGCTCCCGCTTCAAGGACCTGCTCACTTTACCAG ATGGATATTTTAACGAAGACGCACAGTACAACCTTTGCTACTGCGAGTCCTGCCACAAGCTCCGGGGCGACGAGGCGTATTACAAGAGAGGCGAACCGCCCCGGGACTACGCCCTGCCCTTTGGGTGGTGCCGCTTCGCCCTCAG GATCAAGCCCCACTGTGAGGTGTCCAACGCACTGAAGAAGTGGCACATCGCGTACCACGGCACCAGCGTCGGAGCGCTGCGCCGCACGCTGGACCACAGCCAGCTGCTGCCGG GGACGTCCTCTATCTTCTCGGTGTCCCCGGCGAAGGCGGAGGGGCCCAACGGCTACAGCGAGCCGGAGGAGAACAGCGCCCCCGGCAGGGAGGTTCCCAGGGTGCGGCTCTCCCCCACCATGCGCTACTCCGGCATGGAGATCTTTGCCCCTAAAGTGCA ATTTCGGGACCCTCGTTCTCACCACAGCCACCAGGCTCAGGTGGGGTTCCAGGTGTGCGTGCGTCCCGGCTCCTACAAGGCGGGGCCGCAGACGCTCGGCCACGGCGAGCCGCCGGACCCCCGCTTCAGCAACTCGGAGATCGAGTGGATCACGAAGGAGCAGGGCGGCACGCTCCTCTATGGACTCCTCATCCGGGTGGAGTGA